Genomic window (Shewanella psychropiezotolerans):
AAAATTGATCTGTCGATGAGAGTGCTGCTTAAGCGTCTATCTTTATACCCTACCATATCCTGCATCTGTGTTTTGCTTGCAGGTTGTGGCCCCAAGCTAGTCCCACCTGGGATAGTCTATTGCTCCGAGGGGAACCCTGAATCTTTCAATCCTCAACTGGTCACTTCAGGAACGACGGTGGATGCAACTTCACAGCAGATCTACAATGGGCTAGTGGATTACGATATAAGATCCGGCCAGATAGAACCCTCCTTAGCCACACATTGGCAACTCAGTGACGATGAATTAACTTACACCTTTCAATTACGAAGAGAAGTTAATTTTCATCACACCTCAAAATTTGCACCGACACGTCATTTCAATGCTGACGATGTGTTGTTCTCATTCAACAGGGTTATCGATTCATCCCACCCATTTCATCATATCTCCAAGACGGGATACCCGTTTTTTCAGAGCATAGGCTTCGATAAACAGATCGAATCAATTGAAAAACTGTCTGACTATGAAGTCGCCTTCCATCTAAAGCATAAAGATGCCTCTTTTCTCGCCAACTTAGCATCTGGGTTTGCCGTTATCTTGTCGGCCGAATATGCAGATACCTTGGTTGAAAAAGGTGAATCAGAAAAAATTGACCGAGAGCCCGTCGGCACTGGACCTTTTCAGCTGGTGAAATATGTCAAAAACGACTATATACGCTACCATCGTAATGAGGATTATTGGCGACGCTTACCCAGCGCAGAACTGTTAGTGTTTGATATCACTCCTAAGAGTACCACCAGACTGGCTAAACTCATCACAGGAGATTGCAGTGTCTCCGCCCTCCCAAAGGCTGGTGAGCTCTCGGTTGTTTTCGAACATGATGAACTAGAAGTAGATTCACTGCCTGGATTTAATGTCGCATTTTGGGCGTTTAATACTCAAAAAGCCCCCTTTAATGATGTCAGAGTACGCAGAGCCCTAGCCCACGCCGTAGACAGGGATAATATTCTCAGAGCGGTTTACCAGAAGACAGCTGTTGGCTCCACGGGCATGCTCCCGCCAATGTCCTGGGCATATTCGAAAAATCAAAGCCTGGTAGATTATAATCCCGAGAAAGCCAGACAACTCTTAAGAGAAGCAGGCATAAAAAATCTCGCTATCGATATCTGGGCCATGCCCGTCGCGCGTATATACAACCCTAACGCTCATAAAACGGCTGAACTCATTCAGGCGGACCTGGCTGACATCGGCGTTAAGGTCAATATCGTTAGCTATGATTGGAGTGTATTCAACCAGAAATTAAGTCAAAGGAGCTACGACTCTGTGCTTATAGGTTGGAATGCCGATAACAGCGATCCAGACAACTTCTTTACTCCGATCCTCAGCTGCGCATCCGTACTGTCGAACAGTAATCGCTCCCGTTGGTGTAACCCAAAATTCGATGAGATTCTCTTTAAAGCAAAATCAATCACTTCAAAAAAAGAACGTAAAGCCCTCTACCAAGAGGCCGAGGCTCTATTTGCACAAGAGCTACCTATGCTGCCCTTTGCCCATGCGACCCGACTTATTTTGAAGAAAAAAGGAATAGATAATAGCCAGCTCACTCCATTTGGTGGAATATCCTTTAATGCCGATCGCCATAGGGATATGATGACTATTGAGGAGGTAAGATAATGGCTCGATATCTGTTACGTAGAATGAATCTGTTTGTGGCCACATCCTTGGTACTACTCGCGGTGCTGTTTATCGCCACACACCACTTCCCAGTCGAGATACGGTTTTCGCTGACCGGCATACATGCGCCAACAGTCGAACAGATCGCACAAATCGATCAAGATTATCGACTCGAGAGCAACCAATTCGGCCAATTTATTGGATATCTTCAGCAAAGGTTAACGGGTAATTTGGGGATTTCAGCTACATCACAGCAACCAGTGACAGATGAGCTAGCGGCAGTATTACCCGCCTCATTCGAACTGGCTATTGTCGCTGCAATGTTAGCACTGCTTTTCGGTATACCCCTTGGCGTTTTGGCGTCGATGAGTAAAAACAAGATCACCCAACACACCATAATGACCATCACCTTAACTGGATATTCTATTCCTGTTTTTTGGCTGGGTTTAACCTTATCACTCTGGTTTGGTGTACAACTGGGCTGGTTGCCCATCTCTGGTCAGCTAAACTTGCTCTATGAAATTGCCCCTGTCACAGGATTTGTGCTGATTGACACGCTTGTTTCAGATTCACCCTATGCAGACTCAGCCTTTATCGATGCCCTGCAGCACATCATATTGCCCGCTGTTACACTGGCCGTACTCCCATTCACTGTGGTGCTGAGAAGCACACGCTCGGCGATCATATCCATCATGGATAAGACCTACATTAAGGCGGCAGAGGCCAGAGGCCTACATACCAGTCACATAGTGTTACGTCATGCCCTTCCCAACGCCTTGATACCTGTGCTGAAAAATCTAGGTCTCATGTTAGGCACATTCGCCAGCTATGCCATGGTTGTTGAAGTCATCTTCTCATGGCCAGGTGTAGGAGCCTGGTTAGTCTCGGGCATCTATCAAAGGGATTACACAGTAATCCAAGGCGGTGTGTTAGCAGTTGCCTTGATCATCATATTTTTAAGTATCATGATTGAAGTCCTTCATACGGCAATCAACCCCCTAAGCAGGAAAGAGCTTTATGCCGCAAATTAAGATCTATCAGGAAGATGAGATACCCTCTCCAATGCGCAGATTCTGGCATGCTTTTTCAGATAATCCGTTCGCTTTTGCTGGATTATGGACTGTGATTTGTTTCTTATTGCTGGCCCTATTTGGTCCGCTTATCGCCCCCTATGCTCCGGAGCAGCAAGATCCACACGCACTCTTGTTGGCACCATCCTGGGATGCAGCCGGAACAGTAGAGCACTTCCTTGGTACCGACGATTTAGGTCGCGATATTTTCAGTCGCCTGCTCCATGGCGCTCACTTAACCTTCGGTATGGCCTTAGGCATAGTCCTCGCATCATTGATTCTCGGTTTTATTATCGGTTCAATCTCAGGCATGATGAAAGGGCTAAAATCAAGTATTCTCAGTCACCTGCTCGATGCCTTGTTGTCAATCCCCTCTCTGCTAATGGCGATATTAGTAGTCGCAGTGATGGGACCGGGATTAGAAAACGTTTTTTGGGCCGTGGGCATTGCGCTTACGCCTCAGTTTGTCCGTGCCATTCATCAAGCCATTCATGAAGAGTTGCAAAAAGAGTATGTCACAGCGGCAAAACTCGATGGTGCGAATCAGTTTCAAATTTTCTGGTATGTCATCATGCCAAATATATGGGACACATTAATCATACAAACCACCTTAGGGATCTCGGCAGCCATTTTAGATATCGCCGCGCTGGGCTTCTTAAACTTAGGCGCACAAGCCCCGAGCCCTGAATGGGGCGCCATGGTATCCCAGGGAATGGATAACCTGTTAACCGCCCCATGGACTGTGACGATACCCGGCATTGCCATCTTGTGCTGTGTCCTAGCCATTAACTTAGTCGGTGACG
Coding sequences:
- a CDS encoding ABC transporter permease — translated: MARYLLRRMNLFVATSLVLLAVLFIATHHFPVEIRFSLTGIHAPTVEQIAQIDQDYRLESNQFGQFIGYLQQRLTGNLGISATSQQPVTDELAAVLPASFELAIVAAMLALLFGIPLGVLASMSKNKITQHTIMTITLTGYSIPVFWLGLTLSLWFGVQLGWLPISGQLNLLYEIAPVTGFVLIDTLVSDSPYADSAFIDALQHIILPAVTLAVLPFTVVLRSTRSAIISIMDKTYIKAAEARGLHTSHIVLRHALPNALIPVLKNLGLMLGTFASYAMVVEVIFSWPGVGAWLVSGIYQRDYTVIQGGVLAVALIIIFLSIMIEVLHTAINPLSRKELYAAN
- a CDS encoding ABC transporter permease subunit, which codes for MPQIKIYQEDEIPSPMRRFWHAFSDNPFAFAGLWTVICFLLLALFGPLIAPYAPEQQDPHALLLAPSWDAAGTVEHFLGTDDLGRDIFSRLLHGAHLTFGMALGIVLASLILGFIIGSISGMMKGLKSSILSHLLDALLSIPSLLMAILVVAVMGPGLENVFWAVGIALTPQFVRAIHQAIHEELQKEYVTAAKLDGANQFQIFWYVIMPNIWDTLIIQTTLGISAAILDIAALGFLNLGAQAPSPEWGAMVSQGMDNLLTAPWTVTIPGIAILCCVLAINLVGDGLRSALSPINN
- a CDS encoding ABC transporter substrate-binding protein gives rise to the protein MRVLLKRLSLYPTISCICVLLAGCGPKLVPPGIVYCSEGNPESFNPQLVTSGTTVDATSQQIYNGLVDYDIRSGQIEPSLATHWQLSDDELTYTFQLRREVNFHHTSKFAPTRHFNADDVLFSFNRVIDSSHPFHHISKTGYPFFQSIGFDKQIESIEKLSDYEVAFHLKHKDASFLANLASGFAVILSAEYADTLVEKGESEKIDREPVGTGPFQLVKYVKNDYIRYHRNEDYWRRLPSAELLVFDITPKSTTRLAKLITGDCSVSALPKAGELSVVFEHDELEVDSLPGFNVAFWAFNTQKAPFNDVRVRRALAHAVDRDNILRAVYQKTAVGSTGMLPPMSWAYSKNQSLVDYNPEKARQLLREAGIKNLAIDIWAMPVARIYNPNAHKTAELIQADLADIGVKVNIVSYDWSVFNQKLSQRSYDSVLIGWNADNSDPDNFFTPILSCASVLSNSNRSRWCNPKFDEILFKAKSITSKKERKALYQEAEALFAQELPMLPFAHATRLILKKKGIDNSQLTPFGGISFNADRHRDMMTIEEVR